One stretch of Streptomyces sp. A2-16 DNA includes these proteins:
- a CDS encoding IS256 family transposase produces MLSVVSDDGTTPNGSLIDDILREGARRMRAAALEAEVNAYIAGWADKRDEAGRRFVVRNGYHQPRKVTTAAGVVEVKAPRVNDKRVDAGTGELKRFSSAMLPPWCRKSPKISEALLLYLHGLSSGDFVPALEQFLGSSAGLSPATVTRLTQQWQVDHAAFMDRNLPEVDYMYVWGDMYVWGDGIHLNVRLEEAKACVLVLVGVRADDSKELVALKYGYRESVESWADLMRDCARRGMRALVLAVSDGALGLWKALAEVFPATREQRCWVHKTAKVLDSMPKSAQLWAKKAIQDIFNVEGRDHAVQASKSFSQLCRAKVSKAVKKITDDHEQLLAFFGFPAERWIHLRTTNPIESTFATVRLRTKVTHGAGSRTAALAMVFKLVESAQARWRALNAPHPVAIVRAGARFEGGQLVERPEVVAA; encoded by the coding sequence GTGCTCAGCGTAGTCAGCGACGACGGCACCACGCCGAACGGCTCCCTGATCGACGACATCTTGCGGGAGGGTGCCCGACGGATGCGCGCGGCGGCCCTGGAAGCCGAAGTCAACGCGTATATAGCCGGGTGGGCCGACAAGCGGGACGAGGCCGGCCGACGGTTCGTGGTCCGCAACGGCTACCACCAGCCCCGCAAGGTCACCACCGCGGCCGGGGTGGTCGAGGTCAAGGCCCCGCGCGTGAACGACAAGCGCGTCGACGCCGGGACCGGTGAGCTCAAGCGGTTCTCCTCGGCGATGCTGCCGCCGTGGTGCCGCAAGTCCCCGAAGATCAGTGAGGCGCTGCTGCTCTACCTGCATGGCCTGTCGTCGGGGGACTTCGTTCCGGCGCTGGAGCAGTTCCTGGGCAGTTCGGCCGGCCTCTCGCCCGCGACGGTCACCCGCCTGACCCAGCAGTGGCAGGTCGACCACGCCGCGTTCATGGACCGCAACCTGCCGGAGGTCGATTATATGTACGTGTGGGGCGACATGTACGTGTGGGGCGACGGCATCCACCTCAACGTCCGCCTGGAAGAGGCCAAAGCCTGCGTGCTCGTCCTGGTCGGCGTGCGCGCCGACGACTCGAAGGAGCTGGTCGCGCTCAAGTATGGCTATCGCGAGTCCGTTGAGTCCTGGGCCGACTTGATGCGCGACTGCGCCCGCCGGGGCATGCGAGCTCTCGTGCTCGCCGTCAGTGACGGCGCACTGGGCCTCTGGAAGGCTTTGGCCGAGGTGTTCCCCGCCACCCGCGAGCAGAGGTGCTGGGTTCACAAAACCGCCAAGGTCCTCGACTCCATGCCGAAGTCCGCGCAGCTTTGGGCGAAGAAGGCCATCCAGGACATCTTCAACGTCGAAGGCCGCGACCACGCGGTGCAGGCGAGCAAGTCGTTCTCGCAGCTCTGCAGGGCGAAGGTCTCCAAAGCCGTCAAGAAGATCACCGACGACCACGAGCAGTTGCTGGCGTTTTTCGGCTTTCCGGCCGAACGCTGGATCCACCTGCGGACCACTAACCCGATCGAGTCGACGTTTGCAACCGTCCGGCTGCGGACCAAGGTCACCCACGGCGCTGGCTCCCGCACCGCCGCCTTGGCCATGGTTTTCAAGCTCGTCGAGTCCGCCCAGGCCCGCTGGCGAGCGCTGAACGCGCCCCACCCTGTCGCCATCGTCCGTGCCGGAGCCCGCTTCGAAGGTGGTCAGCTCGTCGAGCGTCCCGAGGTGGTCGCAGCATGA
- a CDS encoding DUF4232 domain-containing protein, producing the protein MRYVNAVRSSAVAVVMVSAALAVAGCQPGAGGANTGNGSVTPSEAVSSAASSSTPSTPEPGSSASDAYTPSVSRPASPSPAASAPASSAPAQGGSATTCSADSLKATARQAAERPAGTGTGAAVVEFTNLSARTCVLKGHPTVAGAGNGSPEMNVPLTVKPTGAAASVKVVPGGKAWVKLTFVQVQGEADGYCVSGSAPVVYPTMVVRLPGSGAHQVALDDGQFAECDDTVTVTAVSAVRPS; encoded by the coding sequence ATGCGGTACGTGAACGCGGTGCGCAGTTCGGCGGTGGCCGTCGTCATGGTTTCGGCAGCTCTGGCGGTGGCGGGATGTCAGCCTGGTGCGGGCGGCGCGAACACCGGGAACGGCAGCGTCACCCCGTCCGAGGCCGTCAGCTCAGCTGCCTCCTCCTCCACGCCCAGCACCCCGGAGCCCGGTAGCTCCGCCTCCGATGCCTATACGCCCTCCGTCTCCCGGCCCGCGTCCCCCTCGCCCGCTGCCTCCGCACCTGCGTCGTCCGCACCCGCTCAGGGCGGTTCGGCGACGACCTGTTCCGCGGACAGCCTGAAAGCGACCGCCCGCCAGGCCGCCGAACGGCCCGCCGGTACGGGGACCGGGGCGGCCGTCGTCGAGTTCACCAACCTGTCCGCACGGACATGCGTCCTCAAGGGGCACCCCACGGTGGCCGGCGCCGGGAACGGCTCTCCCGAGATGAACGTGCCGCTCACTGTCAAGCCGACCGGAGCCGCGGCGTCAGTGAAGGTGGTCCCAGGCGGCAAGGCCTGGGTGAAGCTGACGTTCGTGCAGGTGCAGGGAGAGGCCGACGGGTACTGCGTGTCCGGTTCGGCGCCCGTGGTGTATCCCACGATGGTCGTCCGGCTTCCGGGGTCCGGGGCGCACCAGGTGGCCCTGGACGACGGGCAGTTCGCCGAGTGCGACGACACCGTGACCGTCACCGCCGTATCGGCGGTCCGGCCCTCCTGA
- a CDS encoding ankyrin repeat domain-containing protein, whose amino-acid sequence MKQRQQKKLSHRLFEAILSGDARSAKTLLRSGASPERRNADGTNPLYLASVQGEAEVARLLMEAGASPDTESSGPGSEGTPLCAAACWGHTATVRELLTHGADPTLCEDDGAGWSPLDWADNGPHPDTAEILRAAGAHPTTKAHPAP is encoded by the coding sequence ATGAAGCAGCGGCAGCAGAAGAAGCTCTCCCACCGCCTATTCGAGGCAATCCTGTCAGGTGACGCCAGGAGCGCGAAGACCCTGCTCCGCAGTGGAGCAAGTCCGGAGAGAAGGAACGCTGACGGCACAAATCCTCTGTACCTGGCATCGGTGCAGGGAGAGGCCGAGGTGGCCCGCTTGCTCATGGAGGCCGGGGCTTCCCCTGACACTGAAAGCAGCGGTCCCGGCTCGGAGGGCACACCGCTGTGCGCAGCTGCGTGCTGGGGACACACCGCAACGGTCCGGGAACTGTTGACGCATGGCGCCGATCCCACCCTCTGCGAAGACGACGGCGCAGGCTGGTCCCCGCTGGACTGGGCGGACAATGGCCCCCACCCCGACACTGCCGAAATCCTCAGGGCAGCAGGAGCGCACCCAACAACGAAGGCTCACCCAGCTCCGTAG
- a CDS encoding MerR family transcriptional regulator, translating into MDGDTLYSIGELARRTGLTVKTIRFYSDRGIVAPTGRSPAGYRLYSIDAVARLDLVRTMRELGLDLPTIRKVVDRELSLPEVAAAHAEALAVQIRVLRMRRAVLMAVAERGSTPEETELMHRLAQLSEDERRRLIGDFLDAVFGGLDATPAFAGAMRSMTPELPDNPEAEQVQAWVELAEMSLDPDFRTLMRRMAEDQAAEQTQSDTAGPRRHIAAVVRDQVGPALAAGIDPSSPQADPIVAAFTAECAHLLRHPDDVQLRRRLATRLENVNDPRRERYLQQLAVVNGWPAPESLTPVLDWSVQALRVRTQQ; encoded by the coding sequence ATGGACGGCGACACGCTCTACTCGATCGGCGAGCTCGCTCGGCGGACCGGTCTCACGGTCAAGACCATTCGGTTCTACTCCGATCGCGGAATCGTGGCGCCGACAGGCCGCAGCCCGGCCGGCTATCGCCTCTACAGCATCGACGCCGTCGCGCGCCTGGACCTCGTGCGAACCATGCGTGAGCTGGGACTGGACCTTCCCACGATCCGCAAGGTCGTGGACCGCGAGCTCTCGCTTCCCGAGGTCGCCGCGGCGCACGCCGAAGCACTGGCAGTGCAGATCCGCGTCCTGCGCATGCGACGCGCGGTGCTGATGGCGGTGGCCGAACGCGGGTCCACACCTGAGGAGACGGAACTCATGCACCGGCTGGCCCAGCTTTCCGAGGACGAACGCCGACGTCTGATCGGCGATTTCCTCGACGCCGTCTTCGGCGGTCTTGACGCCACTCCCGCATTCGCAGGGGCCATGCGCTCGATGACCCCCGAGTTGCCCGACAACCCTGAGGCAGAACAGGTCCAGGCGTGGGTGGAGTTGGCCGAAATGTCCCTGGATCCGGATTTCCGCACCCTGATGCGCCGGATGGCCGAGGACCAGGCAGCCGAGCAGACCCAAAGCGACACGGCCGGCCCGCGACGCCACATTGCCGCAGTCGTCCGTGACCAGGTCGGCCCGGCCCTGGCCGCCGGCATCGACCCGTCATCGCCCCAGGCCGATCCGATCGTCGCGGCGTTCACGGCGGAGTGCGCGCACCTCCTCCGCCACCCCGACGACGTCCAGCTTCGCCGCCGGCTGGCGACTCGGCTGGAGAACGTGAACGATCCCCGTAGGGAGCGGTACCTCCAGCAGCTCGCAGTGGTCAACGGCTGGCCGGCCCCGGAAAGTCTGACTCCAGTGCTCGATTGGTCCGTCCAGGCTCTGCGCGTCCGGACACAACAATGA
- a CDS encoding winged helix-turn-helix domain-containing protein: MLRIHFGAEDLGRIRLATGPDPAWEALLSLHVLGVSGADAELQPWTTRVRTTLNVASRPLLHLAPARGYSPDFLTPAEGATDPDAAVDMILSTSRARLRADMALLGGERKLPPWATALASGVPAARRGLGRALRHYHRQALHPYWTQISASVNAERALRAKAFLAGGTDRLLSGLHPAARWRPPVLEIAYPRDGDLHLQGRGLRLVPSYFCRDQPITLRDGSLAPVLVYPVSRGVGVLRPHNVAGRAGALDRLLGRTRAATLLAIAEGETVTGGETARRLGISPASVSEHATVLRDAGLIQSLRVRNTMRHTVTPLGAELLGRTAPPAVAEHSARIIVADGYPVRGGVKAGTTARDTG; this comes from the coding sequence ATGCTGCGTATCCATTTCGGTGCGGAGGACCTCGGTCGGATTCGCCTGGCCACTGGACCGGATCCCGCCTGGGAGGCTCTGCTCAGCCTTCATGTTCTCGGCGTTTCCGGCGCCGATGCCGAACTGCAGCCCTGGACCACCCGAGTCCGGACGACGTTGAACGTGGCTTCCCGTCCGCTGCTTCATCTTGCTCCGGCCCGTGGGTATTCGCCCGACTTCCTGACGCCCGCCGAAGGGGCGACGGACCCGGACGCCGCCGTCGACATGATTCTGTCCACGTCCCGGGCCCGCCTGCGGGCGGACATGGCGCTGCTCGGCGGAGAGCGCAAACTGCCGCCTTGGGCGACCGCGCTGGCCTCGGGCGTCCCTGCGGCCAGGCGGGGCCTGGGCAGGGCCCTTCGCCACTACCACCGGCAGGCGCTGCATCCGTACTGGACGCAGATCAGCGCCTCGGTGAACGCCGAACGGGCCCTGCGCGCCAAGGCATTCCTGGCCGGCGGGACAGACCGGCTGCTGAGCGGTCTGCACCCCGCCGCGCGCTGGCGGCCACCGGTTCTCGAGATCGCCTATCCCCGGGACGGGGACCTGCACCTCCAGGGGCGTGGGCTGCGGCTCGTGCCCTCGTATTTCTGCCGGGACCAGCCCATCACGCTGCGGGATGGCTCCCTCGCACCGGTGCTGGTGTATCCGGTGAGCCGGGGTGTCGGCGTCCTGCGGCCCCACAATGTCGCGGGGAGGGCCGGTGCGCTCGACCGGCTCCTCGGCCGCACCCGGGCGGCGACCCTCCTGGCGATCGCGGAGGGGGAGACGGTCACCGGCGGCGAGACGGCGCGGCGCCTGGGTATCTCGCCCGCGTCGGTGAGCGAGCACGCGACGGTGCTGCGTGACGCTGGCCTGATCCAGAGCTTGCGCGTGCGCAACACCATGCGCCATACCGTCACGCCGCTCGGCGCGGAGCTTCTCGGCCGCACGGCGCCGCCAGCGGTGGCCGAGCACAGCGCCAGGATCATCGTGGCCGACGGCTATCCGGTGCGCGGCGGCGTGAAGGCGGGCACCACCGCGCGCGACACCGGGTGA
- a CDS encoding carboxylesterase family protein yields MSMHRVLTTLACTLATLTAVLATARPALPTPASAPASKPVSTQRTDRATPAVGPTVRTHDGVLRGTAHDGYDTFAGIPYAAPPVGRLRWAASRPARPWAGTRDATRPASACPQPAGEVPDGSTDEDCLYLNVTTPAGSAPRHPRPVIVWLHGGGFTTGAGSSYDAHRMVTRGDVVVVTVNYRLGALGFLARPGLAGSGTFGLADQQAALRWVKAGIGAFGLADQQAALRWVKAGIGAFGGDPHNVTLAGESAGGYSVCAQLASPAAAGLFERAIIQSGPCTGRPDRPFAPYAAAVPSARETGARFAAGVGCSSARDTMACLREVKVSRLLAAQEADQQPAYATPLLPRDPADALAAGRFHHVPVLIGSNHDEGNGWAAGIIQAGNPVTPETWPDVVAAFFPDPARTKAIVHEYPVTGPDGGPVFGAVIGDADFACPTLRTGDLLGTHVPVWRYEFADEHAPPLTPGPSPFPLGASHAAELPYLYDLGGRPRPMTSAQWRLTTTMIDYWTRFARTGAPGSPSDPRWPRRTVQSLTPDRTGPTRTTATRHHCAFWNALP; encoded by the coding sequence ATGAGCATGCACCGTGTCCTGACCACCCTGGCCTGCACGCTGGCCACCCTGACCGCCGTGCTCGCCACGGCTCGGCCCGCGCTGCCGACGCCTGCATCCGCGCCGGCATCCAAGCCGGTGTCGACACAGCGGACGGATCGCGCGACGCCCGCTGTCGGCCCGACGGTACGCACGCACGACGGCGTGCTGCGAGGCACCGCCCACGACGGCTACGACACCTTCGCGGGCATCCCCTACGCGGCGCCCCCGGTCGGCCGGCTGCGCTGGGCGGCATCCCGTCCCGCGCGGCCCTGGGCGGGGACACGGGACGCCACCCGGCCCGCGAGCGCGTGCCCGCAGCCGGCGGGCGAGGTACCCGACGGCAGCACCGACGAGGACTGCCTGTACCTGAACGTCACCACCCCCGCCGGCAGCGCCCCGCGACACCCCCGGCCGGTGATCGTCTGGCTGCACGGCGGCGGCTTCACCACCGGCGCGGGCAGTTCCTACGACGCACATCGCATGGTCACCCGTGGCGATGTCGTGGTCGTCACGGTCAACTACCGCCTCGGCGCTCTGGGTTTCCTCGCCCGGCCAGGCCTGGCCGGCTCCGGCACCTTCGGCCTGGCCGACCAGCAGGCGGCGCTTCGCTGGGTCAAGGCAGGCATCGGCGCCTTCGGCCTGGCCGACCAGCAGGCGGCGCTTCGCTGGGTCAAGGCCGGCATCGGCGCCTTCGGCGGGGACCCGCACAACGTGACCCTGGCCGGCGAGTCGGCCGGCGGCTACAGCGTCTGCGCCCAGCTTGCCTCGCCCGCCGCAGCGGGGCTCTTCGAGCGGGCGATCATCCAGAGCGGTCCGTGCACCGGGCGGCCCGACCGGCCGTTCGCCCCCTACGCCGCCGCGGTGCCCTCAGCGCGTGAGACCGGGGCGCGGTTCGCGGCCGGGGTCGGCTGCTCCTCGGCCCGGGACACCATGGCCTGCCTGCGCGAGGTGAAGGTCTCCCGCCTGCTGGCTGCCCAGGAAGCCGACCAACAGCCCGCCTACGCCACCCCGTTGCTGCCTCGCGACCCCGCGGACGCGCTCGCCGCCGGCCGTTTCCACCACGTGCCCGTGCTCATCGGCAGCAACCACGACGAGGGCAACGGCTGGGCCGCCGGCATCATTCAGGCCGGCAACCCCGTCACCCCCGAGACCTGGCCCGACGTCGTGGCCGCCTTCTTCCCCGATCCGGCCCGCACCAAGGCGATCGTGCACGAGTACCCGGTGACGGGGCCGGACGGCGGCCCGGTGTTCGGCGCGGTCATCGGCGACGCCGACTTCGCCTGCCCCACGCTGCGCACCGGCGACCTGCTCGGCACCCATGTACCCGTCTGGCGCTACGAGTTCGCGGACGAACACGCCCCGCCGCTCACCCCCGGTCCCTCGCCGTTCCCCCTGGGAGCATCGCATGCCGCCGAACTCCCCTACCTGTACGACCTCGGCGGCCGCCCCCGCCCGATGACCTCGGCCCAGTGGCGCCTGACCACCACCATGATCGACTACTGGACCCGTTTCGCCCGCACGGGCGCCCCCGGCAGCCCCTCCGACCCACGCTGGCCGCGTCGGACGGTGCAGTCCCTCACTCCGGACCGCACCGGCCCGACCCGCACCACCGCCACCCGCCACCACTGCGCCTTCTGGAACGCCCTGCCCTGA
- a CDS encoding alpha/beta hydrolase, which yields MPSSESRSTIHIPGTTSHTIAPRAGHRSDEGTLRYLRAGTGAPVVLLHTVRTQAEHFRSLIPLIADNYTVYALDLPGMGYSEIVPGASYDEPAMRAGVERLLTELDLHDVTLVGESMGAVLALTAAADLPERVRRVVAVNTYDFPGGIARSSLLARVVVGGVLTPGVGPVVAGVEPKPAVRRILQGGLVDRTALQEDYLDELLQVGRRPGYPGVARAVYQSLPSLIAARSRYPEVKAPVHLVYGEKDWSRPSDRRANKELLPAADFTQVPGAGHFIALERPDLLADLLNAVA from the coding sequence ATGCCCAGCTCAGAGTCACGTTCCACGATTCACATCCCGGGAACCACCAGCCACACCATCGCCCCGCGCGCAGGACACCGCAGCGATGAGGGGACTCTGCGTTACCTCAGAGCGGGCACCGGCGCTCCCGTGGTCCTGCTGCACACCGTGCGCACTCAGGCCGAACACTTCCGCTCCCTCATCCCGCTGATCGCGGACAACTACACCGTGTACGCCCTCGACCTGCCAGGGATGGGCTACTCGGAGATCGTGCCCGGTGCGTCGTACGACGAGCCGGCCATGCGCGCGGGCGTCGAGCGGCTCCTGACCGAACTCGACCTCCACGACGTGACGTTGGTCGGGGAGTCCATGGGGGCGGTGCTCGCCCTGACCGCCGCGGCCGACCTGCCCGAGCGGGTCAGGCGTGTCGTCGCGGTGAACACGTACGACTTCCCCGGCGGTATCGCCCGGTCCAGTCTTCTCGCCCGTGTGGTGGTCGGCGGTGTCCTCACTCCGGGGGTGGGCCCGGTGGTCGCCGGCGTGGAGCCCAAGCCCGCCGTCCGCCGGATCCTGCAGGGCGGGCTGGTCGACAGGACCGCGCTGCAGGAGGACTACCTCGACGAACTCCTCCAGGTGGGCCGCCGCCCCGGCTACCCGGGCGTCGCCAGGGCCGTCTACCAGAGCCTGCCCAGCCTCATCGCCGCCCGCTCGCGCTACCCCGAGGTCAAGGCACCCGTCCACCTCGTCTACGGGGAGAAGGACTGGTCGCGGCCTTCGGACCGGCGGGCCAATAAGGAGTTGCTTCCGGCTGCCGATTTCACACAGGTGCCGGGAGCGGGCCACTTCATCGCCCTGGAACGCCCCGATCTGCTGGCCGACCTGCTGAACGCGGTGGCGTGA
- a CDS encoding Cmx/CmrA family chloramphenicol efflux MFS transporter: MPLPLYLLALAVFAMGTSEFMLAGLLPDIASDLDVTVATAGVLTSAFAIGMIVGAPLVAALARNWPRRPVLLGFVLVFAAAHAVGAGTTSFPLLFATRVVAAVANAGFLAVALTAAAALVSPDRKGRALAVLLSGTTVATIAGVPGGSVLGAAFGWRATFWAVAVLCLPAALGILKGIPAGHGEDEAAARPALRVELAELARPRLILVMLLGALVNAATFGSLTFLAPVVTDSAGLGELWISVALVLFGAGSFVGVTIAGRLSDRSPGPVIAVGGPLLLIGWPALAVLGNEPVALFLLLFVQGALSFALGSTLITRVLYEAAGAPTMGGSYATAALNMGAAVGPVVAAATFGTKVGVLGPLWASGLLVAVALLIALPLLTVITAGRSTEVLR; this comes from the coding sequence ATGCCTCTCCCGCTGTACCTGCTTGCTCTGGCGGTCTTCGCCATGGGCACCTCGGAGTTCATGCTCGCCGGTCTTCTGCCGGACATCGCCTCGGATCTCGACGTCACCGTCGCAACAGCAGGCGTCCTCACCTCGGCCTTTGCGATCGGCATGATCGTCGGTGCCCCACTGGTGGCCGCGCTGGCCCGCAACTGGCCCAGGCGCCCGGTCCTTCTCGGGTTCGTCCTCGTATTCGCGGCAGCTCACGCCGTGGGCGCCGGCACTACGAGCTTCCCCCTCCTGTTCGCCACCCGAGTCGTGGCCGCGGTCGCGAACGCAGGGTTCCTGGCCGTCGCCCTCACGGCCGCGGCCGCGCTGGTTTCACCCGACAGGAAGGGACGCGCGCTGGCCGTGCTGCTGTCCGGCACGACGGTGGCCACGATCGCCGGTGTCCCTGGTGGGTCGGTGCTCGGTGCGGCATTCGGCTGGCGGGCCACCTTCTGGGCTGTCGCCGTTCTCTGCCTTCCTGCCGCTCTCGGCATCCTGAAAGGCATCCCAGCAGGACATGGTGAGGACGAGGCGGCTGCCAGGCCGGCTTTGCGAGTGGAACTCGCCGAGCTCGCCCGGCCGCGGTTGATCCTGGTGATGCTGCTCGGTGCGCTGGTGAACGCGGCGACCTTCGGAAGCCTCACCTTCCTTGCCCCAGTGGTGACCGACAGCGCAGGACTGGGCGAGCTGTGGATCTCTGTCGCGCTGGTGCTCTTCGGTGCCGGATCCTTCGTGGGTGTCACCATCGCCGGACGTCTGTCCGATCGAAGTCCCGGTCCGGTCATCGCGGTCGGCGGTCCGTTGCTGCTCATCGGCTGGCCCGCTCTGGCGGTGCTGGGCAACGAGCCGGTTGCCCTGTTCCTCCTCTTGTTCGTGCAGGGCGCGCTGTCGTTCGCACTGGGCAGCACGCTGATCACGCGAGTCCTCTACGAGGCCGCGGGAGCTCCCACGATGGGAGGTTCGTACGCGACTGCGGCGCTCAACATGGGTGCGGCCGTCGGCCCCGTCGTCGCTGCGGCCACGTTCGGCACCAAAGTCGGGGTCCTCGGACCGCTTTGGGCGAGTGGACTTCTCGTCGCGGTCGCGCTGCTCATCGCGTTGCCCCTGCTGACCGTCATCACGGCCGGTCGGAGCACTGAGGTGCTGCGGTGA
- a CDS encoding ribosome-inactivating family protein, with translation MSRAHLIRRIGTSAVLPAALAGAVLVAGMGGDLTAGAQHQSLGGHVQLANALVPTDGFSYALRDTNGDGAAGMYNGIINDIRGRLRGSRLYNNIVLTQGGNDFFDVTLAVGNGDNAVTLIFNARNLYVTGWRNDRTGVYYRMGAGPSTVPGQVGDTQERNWLNYSAMERAAQTDRGNLGITMGSIQGAITDLATSGNNRDVARAMLILVQAFAEGARYDFISYRVGQAIRNSGIFYAGSSSTVSGNGSGQDEFQVTGLELENNWETLSNAAMNATQNHTSPNVPIGSGRFTTMQAIDAQLAVALRK, from the coding sequence ATGTCCCGTGCACACCTCATCCGCAGGATCGGCACCTCGGCCGTACTCCCGGCCGCGCTCGCCGGCGCCGTCCTCGTCGCCGGTATGGGCGGCGACCTCACCGCGGGGGCGCAGCACCAGTCGCTCGGCGGGCACGTCCAGCTGGCCAACGCCCTCGTACCGACCGACGGCTTCAGCTACGCCCTGAGGGACACCAACGGCGACGGCGCCGCCGGCATGTACAACGGCATCATCAACGACATCCGCGGCCGGCTGCGCGGCAGCCGCCTGTACAACAACATCGTCCTGACGCAGGGGGGCAACGACTTCTTCGACGTGACCCTGGCGGTGGGCAACGGCGACAACGCGGTCACCCTGATCTTCAACGCGCGGAACCTGTACGTGACCGGCTGGCGCAATGACCGGACCGGCGTGTACTACCGGATGGGTGCTGGACCCTCGACGGTCCCGGGGCAGGTCGGCGACACGCAGGAAAGGAACTGGCTCAACTACAGCGCCATGGAGCGAGCCGCTCAGACCGACCGTGGAAACCTGGGCATCACCATGGGGTCCATTCAGGGCGCGATCACCGACCTGGCCACCAGCGGCAACAACCGGGACGTGGCGCGGGCCATGCTCATTCTGGTCCAGGCCTTCGCGGAGGGCGCCCGCTACGACTTCATCTCCTACCGGGTCGGCCAGGCGATCCGCAACAGCGGCATCTTCTACGCGGGATCCTCGTCCACGGTCAGCGGCAACGGCTCGGGCCAGGACGAGTTCCAGGTGACGGGCCTGGAACTGGAGAACAACTGGGAGACCCTGTCCAACGCCGCCATGAACGCGACGCAGAACCACACGAGTCCGAATGTCCCGATCGGCAGCGGGCGGTTCACGACGATGCAGGCGATCGACGCCCAGCTGGCCGTGGCGCTGCGGAAGTAG
- a CDS encoding VOC family protein, with protein MSQPTHGTLHHVELWVPDLHRAIASLGWLLEALGYALFQSWDGGRSWRLGPTYLVIEQSPDLTSEQHDRRRPGLNHLAFHIEDAATVEKLTADAARHGWHLMFPERHPYAGGGQHYAAYLENDDAFEVELVAIKSSDRN; from the coding sequence ATGAGCCAGCCAACGCACGGCACGCTGCATCATGTCGAGCTGTGGGTGCCGGACCTCCACCGCGCGATCGCCTCGCTCGGCTGGCTGCTGGAGGCGCTGGGTTACGCCCTCTTTCAAAGCTGGGACGGCGGCCGCAGCTGGCGGCTCGGGCCGACCTACCTGGTCATCGAGCAGTCCCCGGACCTGACCTCCGAACAGCACGACCGCCGCCGCCCGGGACTGAACCACCTGGCCTTCCACATCGAAGACGCCGCCACGGTCGAGAAGCTGACAGCCGACGCCGCCCGACACGGTTGGCACCTGATGTTCCCCGAGCGGCACCCATACGCCGGCGGTGGACAGCACTACGCCGCCTACCTGGAGAACGACGACGCTTTCGAAGTCGAGCTCGTCGCGATCAAGTCATCCGACCGAAACTGA
- a CDS encoding nuclear transport factor 2 family protein translates to MHPFRKAVENGDLDAVASLLADDVVFTSPVAFKPYPGKAITAAILRGVLRVFEDFTYIREIANPDGRDHAFVFTATVAGKQIQGCDFLHFDDDGKIDDFTVMVRPLSAAQALSEAMGAQFEQIAREAAEQ, encoded by the coding sequence ATGCACCCCTTCCGCAAGGCCGTCGAGAACGGCGACCTGGACGCCGTTGCCTCTCTGCTGGCCGACGACGTCGTCTTCACCAGCCCCGTCGCCTTCAAGCCGTACCCGGGCAAGGCGATCACCGCGGCGATCCTGCGCGGCGTGCTCCGGGTCTTCGAGGACTTCACCTACATCCGCGAGATCGCCAATCCCGACGGCCGCGATCACGCCTTCGTGTTCACCGCCACCGTTGCCGGCAAGCAGATCCAGGGATGCGACTTCCTGCACTTCGACGACGACGGGAAGATCGACGATTTCACGGTGATGGTGCGCCCCCTCTCCGCCGCCCAAGCGCTCAGCGAGGCCATGGGCGCCCAGTTCGAGCAGATAGCCCGAGAGGCAGCCGAACAGTAG
- a CDS encoding hydrophobic protein: MVPLLVVLLLALLLFGAGFALKALWWVAVIVLVVWLLGFVMRSADTGGRKGRWYRW; this comes from the coding sequence ATGGTTCCCCTGCTTGTCGTTCTTCTGCTGGCCCTTCTCCTCTTCGGCGCGGGTTTCGCGCTGAAGGCACTGTGGTGGGTCGCGGTCATCGTGTTGGTCGTCTGGCTGCTGGGCTTCGTCATGCGCTCGGCTGACACAGGCGGCCGAAAGGGCCGCTGGTATCGCTGGTAA